From Pseudomonas sp. G2-4:
TGAACATCGTCGATGACTTGCCGAACGCCGTGGACGACAGCAACGCCGGTACCGCGTCGGAAACCAACCTGACCCTGACCGGCAGCGTGCTGACCAACGACACCCAAGGTGCGGACCAAGTCGCTTCAGGTCCCATCACCCCCGGCACGTTCACTGGCACTTACGGCACCCTGGTCCTCAACGCCGACGGCTCCTACACCTACACCCTCAACACCGCCGACGCCGACTTCAAAGGCCTGCACGGCGGTGGCAACGGCAGCGAAACGTTCACCTACACTCTGACCGATGCCGACGGCGATACCAGCACCGCAAACCTGGTGCTGCACGTCCACAACAACGACGATCCAGTGGTTATCGACGGCCTCGACACTGAAGGTGGAGAGCTGACGCTCCAGGAGAAAAACCTCAGCGACGGCAGCAGCCCGGACGCACCGGCCCTGACCCAAAGCGGCACCTTTACCGTCACTGCGCTGGACGGTGTACAGACCTTGAGCGTCGGCGGCATCAACGTGGTCAGCGGTGGCGTGGCGGCCGGTTTCCCTCAATCGATTACCACCGCGCTGGGCAACACCTTGACCATCACCGGCTTCAACGCCGCGACTGGCGTGGTGAGCTACAGCTACACCTTGCTGGACAACGAAGCTCATCCGAATGCCAGCGGTGCGAACAGCCTGAGCGAACAATTTGCCGTCGTCGTGACCGATGACAACGGCACCACCGCCAACGGCAACCTGGACGTGAACATCGTCGATGACTTGCCCACTGCTCATGCCGATTCCGCTTCGGTGGATGAGGGCGGGACGGTCAGTGGCAACGTCTTGAACAACGACGTGGGCGGCGCCGATGGGCCCGCCGCGAGCGGTGCGGTGATCGGCGTACGCGCCGGCGACGACACCTCGACCCCGGCGGTGGGCGGCCTCAACACTCAGATCAACGGGGCCTACGGCTACCTGACCCTGGATGCCAACGGCAACGCCGTCTACCACAGCAATCCGAACACCGTCAGCGCCCCCGGTGCCACCGATGTGTTCACCTACACCGTGCGCGATGCCGACGGTGATGAAAGCACCACCACCATCACCATCGATGTCCATGAAAGCTGCCTCGTCGCCGCGTCCGACCAGGAAATCAGCGTTTACGAAAAGGCCCTCGACCTGAACCAGGACGGCCAGGACCTGGCGCCCGGCACCGTCATCGGCAGCGCCCCGAATAGCACCAGCGAAACCGCCACGGGTAGTCTGGTGGGCTCGGTCAGTGGTGCCGTCGGTGCCGTGACTTTTGCCCTGGTGGGCAATGCCACCGGTGCCTACGGCCAGCTATTGCTTCATCCTGACGGGTCCTACACTTACACCTTGACCTCGCCGGCCACGACCGCACCCGCCGCCAACGACGGGCCGAACGTGTTGAGCGAAAGTTTCACCTATCAGGCCACGGACTCCCTGGGCAATACCGTCACCAATACCATCGTCATCGAGATCGTCGACGATGTGCCCAAGGCTCATTGTGATACCGCTTCGGTGGTGGAGGGCGGGACGGTCAGCGGCAATGTGCTGGACAACGACGTACTCGGCGCCGACGGCGGTGCAGTCATCGGTGTGCGCGCCGGCAACGACACGTCGAACCCCGCCACTGGCGGTCTCAACAGCCAGATCAACGGCACCTACGGCTACCTGACCCTGGACGCCAACGGCAATGCCGTTTACCACAGCAACCCGGATTCAGTCGGCGCGCCGGGCGCCACGGATGTGTTTACCTACACGGTGCGCGATGCCGACGGTGACGAGAGCACCACGACCATCACCATTGACGTGCACAACAGCTGCCTGGTTGCCAATCCCGATCAGGACATTGCCGTCTACGAAAAAGCCTTGGATCTTAACCAGGATGGCCAGGATCTGGCCCCCGGCACCGTCACGGGCAGTGACCCGGGCGCCACCAGCGAAACCGCCACCGGCAGTCTTGTCGGTTCGGTGACCGGTGCTACTGGCGCAGTGACCTTCAGCCTGGTGGGCAATGCCACGGGCGCTTACGGTCAGCTATCACTCCACCCCGATGGCTCGTACACCTACACGCTGACCTCGCCCGCCACGACGACGCCCCATGCCAACGACGGCCCGAACGTCCTGGGTGAAAGCTTTACCTATCAAGCGACGGATGCCTTGGGCAACAGCGTCACCGGCAACCTGGTGGTGAGCATCGTCGACGACGTGCCCAAAGCCGTCGCGTCCGAGCGTTCGGTGACGGCGGTGGAGATCGATTCGAACCTGCTGATCGTGCTCGACGTGTCCGGCAGCATGAAAGACGATTCCGGCGTGCCGGGGCTCTCGCGTATGGATCTGGCCAAACAGGCGATCAGTGCCTTGCTCGACAAATACGACGACATGGGCGACGTCAAAGTCCAGCTGGTGACCTTCAGCGGCAGTGCCACCGACCAGAGCGCCGTGTGGGTGGACGTGGCAACTGCCAAGACGCTGATCGCCGCGCTGAACGCGCACGGTGACACCAACTACGATGCGGCCGTGGCGATGGCCAAGACTGCGTTCGCAACCCCCGGACAACTGACCGGCGCCCAGAACATTGGTTATTTTTTCTCCGATGGCAAGCCGACCTTGGGCGAAATCGGCTCGGCGGACGAGGTCGCGTGGAAAGCCTTTCTCGATGCCAACAGCATCAAGAATTACGCCGTCGGCCTGGGCAGCGGCGCCAGAAACGTCAATCTCGACCCGTTGGCCTATGACGGCAGCACCCACACCAACACCAACGCGGTGGTGGTCACCGACTTGAATCAACTCAATTCGGTGCTCTCCGGCACCGTGCAAGGTGCGCCGGTTACCGGCAACCTGCTGGGCGAGGGTGGCTCGTTCGGCGCCGATGGCGGGTTTATCAAAAGCCTGGTGGTCGACGGCACCACGTACAGCTACAGCCCGACCGCCAACGATGGTCATGGCGCACTGACCGCCAGTGGCGGGATCAACCACGGCAGCTTCAATACCGCTACCAACACCCTGAGCATCGCCACTGACCATGACGGCACCCTGGTGGTCAACCTTGACACCGGTGCGTTCAGCTATACCTCCCAGACCGCCACCAGCACGTTGATCACCGAGAACATCGGCTACACTGTCAGCGACAACGATGGTGACCTGGCCAGTTCCAGCCTGGTGATCAAAGTCGTTCCCAACAGCCCGCCGGTGGCGATGGACGACAACATCATCACCAACGTGCTGTCGGGCAACATCGTGGTTCCTGGAGAGTTGCTGCTGGGCAATGACAGCGACGCCAACGGCGATCCGCTGACTGCTTCGCCCACCGGTTTCAACACCGGCTGGGTCGCCAAAGGGGCGGACTTCACCGGCAGCACTGGTACGGCCAGTTTCACCGGTAGCAATGTGCAGTCGATCAATCTCAATCGCAGCGCCTTCGTTGCCAATAGCGCGACCATGACGGCGGTGCTGGTGGTCAGCGGTGCGCTGGGAATGGTGTCGAACAACAACGCCAACGATGAAGACCGGCTCAACGTCACCCTCAAGCAGGGCGAAACCCTCACCCTGGATCACAACCTGGCGGGCGGTCGCATTGCCCTAGAATACTCCCTCAATGGGGGGCCATTCATTGCGATCAGCGACGGCGCTTCGTTCACTGCGGCGGCGACCGGCAACTACCAGATCCACGTCACCAACATTGCCAATGGCAGCGGCGGCAACCCCAACGGTGCGGAGAACTATCAACTGACCATGACCGTCAACTACGCCGGCGCCCAGGACAGCACACCGGATTATCACGGCACCTATACCGCCAGTGACAACCACGGCGGTAGCGACAGCGCGACGGTGGGCATCAGCTACCAGGCGGGCCACACCCTGACGGGCACCGCGGGGGACGATGTGCTGATGGCCGGCAACGGTGACAACATCCTCAATGCGGGCGACGGCAACGACATACTCAGTGCCGGCACGGGCAACAACGCCCTGCATGGCGGGGCGGGCAATGACTTGCTCTACAGCGGCACGGGCAACGATCTGCTCGACGGCGGTACGGGTAGCGACACTGCGAGCTATGCCCATGCGACTGCCGGGGTCACCGTGAACCTGGGGCTGTTGGCGGCGCAAAACACCTTGGGCGCCGGCACCGACACATTGGCGGGCATCGAAAACCTGATCGGCTCGAACTTCAACGACACCCTTACCGGTGACGGCGCGAGCAACCGCATCAACGGCGGATTGGGCAATGACGTGCTCAACGGTGGTGGCGGCGACGACTTGCTGATCGGCGGCCTGGGCAACAACACCCTCACCGGCGGCAGCGGCGCCGATACCTTCCAATGGCAGGCGGGCAACACTGGTCATGACGTGATCACGGACTTCACACCCGGCCTCGATAAACTCGACCTGTCCCAACTGCTGCTGGGGGAAAACGGCAGCGCCGCGTCCCTGGACGACTACCTGCACTTCTCCGTCACCGGCAGTGGCGCTTCGGTCACCACCAGCATCGACGTCAGCAGCATCGCGGGGGGGACGCCGAACCAGACCATCGACCTGACCGGCGTCAACCTCGCCAGCCAATATGGCGTCACACCGGGCGTGGACGGAATGATCGCGGGCGCCGATACGGCGACCATCATCAACGGCATGTTGAATGACCACTCGTTGAAGGTGGACACGGTGTGAGGTGAGCTGAAATAACAAAACCCGCGATTTCCGGTCTGGAAATGGCGGGTTTTGTTTTTCTGAAACTTGTGGGTGGATCCACAGATTTGCTGGACGCATGCATGCCTTTGTGGCGAGGGAGCTTGCTCCCGCTCGGCTGCGCAGCAGTCGTAAATTGCCTGACGCGGTGTGCCTGGAGGATTGAGTTGTTGCATCTGGGGCGGCTTCGCCACCCAGCGGGAGCAAGCTCCCTCGCCACAGGAGATCCAGGCTCGTGCCACATTCAAGGCCTGCGCAATGTCTTCTGCCTGAGGATGTAGACCGTCACCAGCACCGCACTGGTCAGCATGAACCCTCGCGCCCACGGCAGGGGCACCAGGTAGCAGGAAAAGAGGATGCTCACCCACATCAGCCCGATGGCGTAGACCTTGCCCTTGAGCGGGATGCCGTTGCCACTGAGGTAGTCGCTGATCCAGGGGCCGAGGCGGGGATGGCTCACCAGCCAGCGATAGAAGCGTGGCGAGCTGCGGGCGAAGCAGGCGGCGGCCAGCAGCAGGAAAGGAGTGGTGGGCAGTACGGGAACGAAGATGCCAATGACCCCCAGTGCCACGCTCAGCCAGCCAATGGCCAGCAGAACGTAACGCAGGATCAGCGAGCGATTGCCAATGGGCGCGTGCACCCGGTCGCTCAGTGGTGGCGCGGCTTGAGGATCGCCGGTTTCTCGTCTGGAGCGTTGCACAGCAGGTACAGGGCGGTGAGGGCTTCCGGGATCTGTACGATCATGTCGTCCATCAGGTTCGCGTCGGCGGCGATATCGGAAAACTCCGGTTGTTCGTCGAACAGGCCGGAACCCACCATGATCGGCAGCAACATTTCGCTGACTTCTTCCTCGGCGGTTTCGAACCAGGCGGCTTCGCGCAGGAACACACCTTCCATGAAGCCGATGCACCAGCCACGCAGTTCCGAATCGTCCGGGTCATCGCCCAGGTCCAGTTCGCACGGCAGCTCGAATTCTTCGTCGGAAGCCAATTGACGGGCGATGTGGGCCTTGAGGCCTACCAACGTGGCTTCGATTTCGGCGCGCTGGGCTTCGTCGCTGTAATGCGGCTCCTCGGCGAACAGGGCGTCGATCCATTCACGATCCGGCACCGTTTCGGAGCAGATCGACAGGGCGGTCAGATAGCCGTGAGCGGCCACGTAATCCAGCGCCTCTTCGTGCAGCTCATCAGCGTCGAGGAAGACTTGCAGGCGGGTCAGTTGCTCAGCGAAGGACATTACGGGCTACCTTGGGGAATAAACAATGCGGGAATTCTAGGCCTTCTTGAGCGCACAGGCCAGCCGCGTGGCGTATTTGCCTTGCCGGTAAGGGCTGGGTTGCCCCCATGCACTGGCACATATCCCCCGTGGCGAGGGAGCTTGCTCCCGTTGGGGCGCGCAGCGGCCCTGTTTTTTTGGGGCGGCTTCGCCACCCAGCGGGAGCAAGCTCCCTCGCCACGGGTTCGTGCCTTTTCCAGCTCTCGTCTCAAGCACCTCTTGTCAGCAGCGCCCTTCGCGACGAAGGCCTCGGGTATACTGCCGCGTTTTGTGATGCCCTGCGGCGTCCCCACCGGTTCGAAACGCGCACTTACGATTTGCCGGTGCGGCTTTTGTGATTCTGAACCAGCCTTGCAGGGATGTTTCGGTGATTTTTGGAGTTTCTATGCTCGAACAGGCTCAACGCGTCCTCAAGGACATCTTCGGCTACGACAGTTTCCGTGGCCGTCAGGGTGCCATTATTGAGCGCGTGGCCAGCGGCGGCGATGCCCTGGTGCTGATGCCCACCGGCGGCGGCAAGTCTTTGTGTTTCCAGGTGCCGGCGCTGCTGCGCGACGGCCTGGCGGT
This genomic window contains:
- a CDS encoding YbaN family protein, with the translated sequence MHAPIGNRSLILRYVLLAIGWLSVALGVIGIFVPVLPTTPFLLLAAACFARSSPRFYRWLVSHPRLGPWISDYLSGNGIPLKGKVYAIGLMWVSILFSCYLVPLPWARGFMLTSAVLVTVYILRQKTLRRP
- a CDS encoding retention module-containing protein is translated as MAALIGTVSKVVGQVFAEAAGGLRRPLVEGDRLYAGEHLITGAEGAVAVHLQNGQELTLGRGSNLTLTPQLLANHAPHVDTPEAVTPSDAQLTDVQKLQQAIAAGADPTQTGEATAAGPEGGNPGGVGGGHNFVLLEEVGGEVDPQIGFPTAGFNGIPEFPPLELAGDPDNNGDDGAVPPETPDNPVTLDGVDVEGGELTTHEASLADGTTSNPSALVQSGTFTVSAPDGLSSLSIGGISVIAGGVPAGFPQTITSALGNTLTITGYNPATGVVSYSYTLTDNETHPAGGGANNITEQFPVVAVDTDGDTATGTLDVNITDDVPQAIDDSHASTASETLVTLTGNVLPNDHQGADRIPVGPDSGPIIGGTFTGTYGTLVLNPNGTYTYTLNTSDPQFVALHGGGSGTETFTYTLTDADGDTSTANLVLQVHNNDDPVIIDGLDTEGGELSLQEKNLSDGSSPDAPALTQSGTFTVTALDGVQTLSVGGINVVSGGVAAGFPQSITTALGNTLTITGFNAATGVVSYSYTLLDNEAHPNASGANSLSEQFAVVVTDDNGTTANGNLDVNIVDDLPNAVDDSNAGTASETNLTLTGSVLTNDTQGADQVASGPITPGTFTGTYGTLVLNADGSYTYTLNTADADFKGLHGGGNGSETFTYTLTDADGDTSTANLVLQVHNNDDPVIIDGLDTEGGELSLQEKNLSDGSSPDAPALTQSGTFTVTALDGVQTLSVGGINVVSGGVAAGFPQSITTALGNTLTITGFNAATGVVSYSYTLLDNEAHPNASGANSLSEQFAVVVTDDNGTTANGNLDVNIVDDLPNAVDDSNAGTASETNLTLTGSVLTNDTQGADQVASGPITPGTFTGTYGTLVLNADGSYTYTLNTADADFKGLHGGGNGSETFTYTLTDADGDTSTANLVLQVHNNDDPVIIDGLDTEGGELTLQEKNLSDGTSPDAPALTQSGTFTVTALDGVQTLSVGGINVVSGGVAAGFPQSITTALGNTLTITGFNAATGVVSYSYTLLDNEAHPNASGANSLSEQFAVVVTDDNGTTANGNLDVNIVDDLPNAVDDSNAGTASETNLTLTGSVLTNDTQGADQVASGPITPGTFTGTYGTLVLNADGSYTYTLNTADADFKGLHGGGNGSETFTYTLTDADGDTSTANLVLHVHNNDDPVVIDGLDTEGGELTLQEKNLSDGSSPDAPALTQSGTFTVTALDGVQTLSVGGINVVSGGVAAGFPQSITTALGNTLTITGFNAATGVVSYSYTLLDNEAHPNASGANSLSEQFAVVVTDDNGTTANGNLDVNIVDDLPTAHADSASVDEGGTVSGNVLNNDVGGADGPAASGAVIGVRAGDDTSTPAVGGLNTQINGAYGYLTLDANGNAVYHSNPNTVSAPGATDVFTYTVRDADGDESTTTITIDVHESCLVAASDQEISVYEKALDLNQDGQDLAPGTVIGSAPNSTSETATGSLVGSVSGAVGAVTFALVGNATGAYGQLLLHPDGSYTYTLTSPATTAPAANDGPNVLSESFTYQATDSLGNTVTNTIVIEIVDDVPKAHCDTASVVEGGTVSGNVLDNDVLGADGGAVIGVRAGNDTSNPATGGLNSQINGTYGYLTLDANGNAVYHSNPDSVGAPGATDVFTYTVRDADGDESTTTITIDVHNSCLVANPDQDIAVYEKALDLNQDGQDLAPGTVTGSDPGATSETATGSLVGSVTGATGAVTFSLVGNATGAYGQLSLHPDGSYTYTLTSPATTTPHANDGPNVLGESFTYQATDALGNSVTGNLVVSIVDDVPKAVASERSVTAVEIDSNLLIVLDVSGSMKDDSGVPGLSRMDLAKQAISALLDKYDDMGDVKVQLVTFSGSATDQSAVWVDVATAKTLIAALNAHGDTNYDAAVAMAKTAFATPGQLTGAQNIGYFFSDGKPTLGEIGSADEVAWKAFLDANSIKNYAVGLGSGARNVNLDPLAYDGSTHTNTNAVVVTDLNQLNSVLSGTVQGAPVTGNLLGEGGSFGADGGFIKSLVVDGTTYSYSPTANDGHGALTASGGINHGSFNTATNTLSIATDHDGTLVVNLDTGAFSYTSQTATSTLITENIGYTVSDNDGDLASSSLVIKVVPNSPPVAMDDNIITNVLSGNIVVPGELLLGNDSDANGDPLTASPTGFNTGWVAKGADFTGSTGTASFTGSNVQSINLNRSAFVANSATMTAVLVVSGALGMVSNNNANDEDRLNVTLKQGETLTLDHNLAGGRIALEYSLNGGPFIAISDGASFTAAATGNYQIHVTNIANGSGGNPNGAENYQLTMTVNYAGAQDSTPDYHGTYTASDNHGGSDSATVGISYQAGHTLTGTAGDDVLMAGNGDNILNAGDGNDILSAGTGNNALHGGAGNDLLYSGTGNDLLDGGTGSDTASYAHATAGVTVNLGLLAAQNTLGAGTDTLAGIENLIGSNFNDTLTGDGASNRINGGLGNDVLNGGGGDDLLIGGLGNNTLTGGSGADTFQWQAGNTGHDVITDFTPGLDKLDLSQLLLGENGSAASLDDYLHFSVTGSGASVTTSIDVSSIAGGTPNQTIDLTGVNLASQYGVTPGVDGMIAGADTATIINGMLNDHSLKVDTV
- a CDS encoding YecA family protein, with amino-acid sequence MSFAEQLTRLQVFLDADELHEEALDYVAAHGYLTALSICSETVPDREWIDALFAEEPHYSDEAQRAEIEATLVGLKAHIARQLASDEEFELPCELDLGDDPDDSELRGWCIGFMEGVFLREAAWFETAEEEVSEMLLPIMVGSGLFDEQPEFSDIAADANLMDDMIVQIPEALTALYLLCNAPDEKPAILKPRHH